One window of the Entelurus aequoreus isolate RoL-2023_Sb linkage group LG18, RoL_Eaeq_v1.1, whole genome shotgun sequence genome contains the following:
- the LOC133634057 gene encoding phosphoribosyl pyrophosphate synthase-associated protein 1-like isoform X2 — translation MPIRRFGGHRSLVSRSNSPKLSYGYSKMNVSKGGYRVFSANSSTASVQLAKKITERLGVELGKSVVYQEANAETKVDVKESVRGQDIFIIQTIPRDVNTAIMELLIMAYALKTSCAKNIIGVIPYFPYSKQCKMRKRGSIVCKLLAAMLAKAGLTHIITMDLHQKEIQGFFSFPVDNLRASPFLIQYIQEEIPDYRNAIIVAKSPSAAKRAQSYAERLRLGLAVLHGAASNLESGMGDGPTSPPPCRPSAGHPGLELPLMMAKEKPPITVVGDVGGRIAIIVDDIIDDVQEFVAAAEILKERGAYKIYIMATHGLLSAEAPRLIEESAIDEVVVTNTVPHEVQKLQCSKIKTVDVSMILAEAIRRIHNGESMAYLFRNIAVDD, via the exons ATGCCGATAAGGCGTTTCGGGGGTCACAGGTCTCTCGTGTCGCGCTCTAATTCTCCAAAACTCTCGTATGGTTACTCGAAAATGAACGTTTCAAAAGGCGGATACCGTGTTTTCTCTGCCAACTCCAGCACTGCCTCCGTGCAGCTGGCCAAGAAGATAACAGA ACGCTTGGGTGTAGAGTTGGGCAAGTCTGTTGTATACCAAGAGGCAAATGCAG AGACCAAAGTGGACGTGAAGGAGTCTGTTCGTGGACAAGACATCTTCATCATTCAGACCATTCCCAG AGATGTCAACACCGCCATCATGGAGCTGCTGATTATGGCGTATGCCCTAAAAACTTCCTGCGCGAAGAACATCATTGGGGTCATCCCGTACTTTCCGTACAGCAAGCAGTGCAAGATGAGGAAGAGGGGCTCCATTGTTTGCAAGCTACTGGCCGCCATGTTGGCTAAAGCTG GACTGACTCACATTATCACCATGGACCTGCATCAGAAAGAAATCCAGGGCTTCTTTAGTTTCCCCGTTGACAACTTGAGAGCTTCCCCCTTCCTCATCCAGTACATCCAAGAAGAG ATCCCAGACTACAGGAATGCTATCATTGTCGCAAAGTCGCCGTCGGCTGCGAAGAG GGCGCAGTCCTACGCCGAGAGGCTTCGGCTCGGCCTGGCCGTCCTGCACGGCGCTGCTAGCAATTTAGAGTCGGGCATGGGCGATGGCCCCACCTCGCCCCCGCCATGTCGCCCCAGCGCTGGACACCCAGGCCTGGAGCTGCCAC TAATGATGGCCAAGGAGAAGCCACCCATCACTGTCGTCGGAGATGTGGGCGGAAGAATCGCCATCATTGTT GACGACATCATCGACGACGTGCAGGAGTTTGTTGCGGCAGCAGAGATCCTGAAGGAGCGAGGAGCCTATAAGATCTACATCATGGCCACACATGGCCTGCTGTCTGCAGAGGCGCCAAGACTGATAGAAGAGTCTGCCATTGATGAG GTGGTGGTGACCAACACCGTGCCCCATGAGGTCCAGAAGCTGCAGTGTTCAAAGATCAAGACAGTGGACGTGAGCATGATCCTTGCCGAGGCCATCCGTCGCATCCATAACGGAGAATCCATGGCCTACCTGTTCCGGAACATCGCCGTGGACGACTGA
- the rasd4 gene encoding rasd family member 4 has protein sequence MSLEVKEKTQARLVFLGAAGVGKTALIRRFLQDTFEPKHRRTVEELHSKEYDIGGVKVTVEILDTSGSYSFPAMRKLSIQNSDAFALVYAVDDPESLEAVKSLRDEILEIKEDKYTPMVVVGNKTDRQQERRVSGEDVLSTVEKDWNCSYLEASAKDNANVVEVFKELLQQTNLPSRLSPALRRRRETFPKDTGFRPPMNKTNSCILS, from the coding sequence ATGTCTCTGGAGGTGAAGGAGAAGACGCAGGCACGTCTAGTGTTCCTGGGGGCCGCAGGGGTGGGAAAGACCGCCCTGATCCGCCGCTTCCTGCAGGACACATTTGAGCCCAAGCACCGGCGCACGGTGGAGGAGCTGCACAGCAAGGAGTACGACATCGGCGGGGTCAAGGTCACCGTGGAGATCCTGGACACCAGCGGCAGCTACTCCTTCCCCGCCATGCGCAAGCTCTCCATCCAGAACAGCGACGCCTTCGCGCTGGTCTACGCCGTGGACGACCCCGAGTCGCTGGAGGCGGTCAAAAGCCTCCGGGACGAGATCCTGGAGATCAAGGAGGACAAGTACACGCCCATGGTGGTGGTGGGCAACAAGACGGACCGCCAGCAGGAGCGGCGGGTGTCCGGCGAGGACGTCCTGTCCACGGTGGAGAAGGACTGGAACTGCAGCTACCTGGAGGCCTCGGCCAAGGACAACGCCAACGTGGTGGAGGTGTTCAAGGAGCTCCTGCAGCAGACCAACCTGCCCAGCCGCCTCAGCCCCGCTCTGCGCAGACGCAGGGAGACTTTCCCCAAAGACACCGGCTTCAGGCCTCCTATGAACAAGACCAACAGCTGCATTCTGTCATAA
- the LOC133634057 gene encoding phosphoribosyl pyrophosphate synthase-associated protein 1-like isoform X1, with product MPIRRFGGHRSLVSRSNSPKLSYGYSKMNVSKGGYRVFSANSSTASVQLAKKITERLGVELGKSVVYQEANAETKVDVKESVRGQDIFIIQTIPRDVNTAIMELLIMAYALKTSCAKNIIGVIPYFPYSKQCKMRKRGSIVCKLLAAMLAKAGLTHIITMDLHQKEIQGFFSFPVDNLRASPFLIQYIQEEIPDYRNAIIVAKSPSAAKRAQSYAERLRLGLAVLHGAASNLESGMGDGPTSPPPCRPSAGHPGLELPPNTGSRSRVPFPGIELPIMMAKEKPPITVVGDVGGRIAIIVDDIIDDVQEFVAAAEILKERGAYKIYIMATHGLLSAEAPRLIEESAIDEVVVTNTVPHEVQKLQCSKIKTVDVSMILAEAIRRIHNGESMAYLFRNIAVDD from the exons ATGCCGATAAGGCGTTTCGGGGGTCACAGGTCTCTCGTGTCGCGCTCTAATTCTCCAAAACTCTCGTATGGTTACTCGAAAATGAACGTTTCAAAAGGCGGATACCGTGTTTTCTCTGCCAACTCCAGCACTGCCTCCGTGCAGCTGGCCAAGAAGATAACAGA ACGCTTGGGTGTAGAGTTGGGCAAGTCTGTTGTATACCAAGAGGCAAATGCAG AGACCAAAGTGGACGTGAAGGAGTCTGTTCGTGGACAAGACATCTTCATCATTCAGACCATTCCCAG AGATGTCAACACCGCCATCATGGAGCTGCTGATTATGGCGTATGCCCTAAAAACTTCCTGCGCGAAGAACATCATTGGGGTCATCCCGTACTTTCCGTACAGCAAGCAGTGCAAGATGAGGAAGAGGGGCTCCATTGTTTGCAAGCTACTGGCCGCCATGTTGGCTAAAGCTG GACTGACTCACATTATCACCATGGACCTGCATCAGAAAGAAATCCAGGGCTTCTTTAGTTTCCCCGTTGACAACTTGAGAGCTTCCCCCTTCCTCATCCAGTACATCCAAGAAGAG ATCCCAGACTACAGGAATGCTATCATTGTCGCAAAGTCGCCGTCGGCTGCGAAGAG GGCGCAGTCCTACGCCGAGAGGCTTCGGCTCGGCCTGGCCGTCCTGCACGGCGCTGCTAGCAATTTAGAGTCGGGCATGGGCGATGGCCCCACCTCGCCCCCGCCATGTCGCCCCAGCGCTGGACACCCAGGCCTGGAGCTGCCAC CCAACACAGGCAGCAGATCTCGTGTCCCATTTCCAGGGATTGAGCTTCCAA TAATGATGGCCAAGGAGAAGCCACCCATCACTGTCGTCGGAGATGTGGGCGGAAGAATCGCCATCATTGTT GACGACATCATCGACGACGTGCAGGAGTTTGTTGCGGCAGCAGAGATCCTGAAGGAGCGAGGAGCCTATAAGATCTACATCATGGCCACACATGGCCTGCTGTCTGCAGAGGCGCCAAGACTGATAGAAGAGTCTGCCATTGATGAG GTGGTGGTGACCAACACCGTGCCCCATGAGGTCCAGAAGCTGCAGTGTTCAAAGATCAAGACAGTGGACGTGAGCATGATCCTTGCCGAGGCCATCCGTCGCATCCATAACGGAGAATCCATGGCCTACCTGTTCCGGAACATCGCCGTGGACGACTGA